One Hippoglossus hippoglossus isolate fHipHip1 chromosome 5, fHipHip1.pri, whole genome shotgun sequence genomic window carries:
- the tmem74b gene encoding transmembrane protein 74B: protein MESSFNAVELRELRGGGGRRGVSPTRVSAPWTAVAVGSSARGFENGSYQQDEEQNHHQQQQEEQQEEEVSCPPSTSGNSKHQHQELCPQSYDEEEGGGAQEDGGQDFTELNPADDHSADYGFVFALVFLVSGIVLVVIAYTIPREAKVDPDSVSARQMEKLEMYYAQLGSHLDKCIIAGLGLLTLGGMFLSVLLMVSICRGEMYRRRAAFIRPKRTYGSINLRMKQLATGEAGEGGDGGEEFLVEHAETRKNIQPGASRDSKSEPSRNPPSASSSSSSSAAAHGLN, encoded by the exons ATGGAATCCTCTTTCAACGCCGTAGAGCTCCGGGAGCTGCGGGGCGGAGGAGGCCGGCGAGGCGTGTCTCCGACGCGGGTCTCGGCGCCCTGGACAGCGGTCGCAGTGGGCAGCTCCGCCCGAGGCTTCGAGAACGGCTCCTACCAGCAGGACGAGGAGCAaaaccaccaccagcagcagcaggaggagcagcaggaggaggaggtgagctgCCCGCCTTCAACTTCAGGCAACAGCAAG catcagcatcaggaGCTCTGCCCTCAGTCGtacgatgaggaggaaggaggaggagcgcAGGAGGACGGAGGACAGGACTTCACCGAGCTAAACCCGGCCGACGACCACTCTGCGGATTACGGCTTCGTCTTCGCCCTGGTGTTCCTGGTGAGCGGGATCGTCCTGGTGGTCATCGCCTACACCATCCCCAGAGAGGCCAAGGTGGACCCGGACTCGGTGTCGGCCCGGCAGATGGAGAAGCTGGAGATGTACTACGCCCAGCTGGGCTCCCACCTGGACAAGTGCATCATCGCGGGCCTGGGCCTGCTGACCCTGGGGGGGATGTTCCTGTCCGTGCTGCTCATGGTGTCCATATGCCGCGGCGAGATGTACCGACGTCGGGCAGCATTCATACGACCCAAGAGGACTTACGGCTCCATCAACCTGAGGATGAAGCAGCTGGCGACAGGAGAGGCCGGAGAGGGCGGGGACGGAGGGGAGGAGTTTCTGGTGGAACACGCAGAGACTCGGAAAAACATTCAACCGGGGGCGAGCCGGGACTCCAAATCTGAACCGAGCAGAAACCCTCCGagtgcttcttcctcttcttcttcttcagctgctgcacacgGACTCAACTAG